The following are encoded in a window of Neomicrococcus lactis genomic DNA:
- a CDS encoding ATP-dependent DNA helicase UvrD2 has protein sequence MTLSVDITEERILAGLDDEQREVASNLTGPMCVLAGAGTGKTRAITHRIALGVHTGVYVQQQLLAVTFTARAAGEMRTRLRELGAPNVQARTFHSAALRQLQYFWPQAIGGSIPQLVDHKAPHIAEAARRLRLTADRALIRDIASEIEWAKVSMLTADSYVKAAADRTRVGDLEPQTVARLFAMYEDVKKDRVLIDFEDVLLLTVAILEDDPRILAEIHRQYRHFTVDEYQDVSPLQERLLKLWVGDRNELCVVGDASQTIYSFTGATPRHLLEFPKTYPDAKVVRLIRDYRSTPQVVNLANKLLESRRIERNMPDPTVRWPEPLHLISQRETGKNVEFKEFADDEAEASSIAKRIKEMVDAGQDPRSVAILLRTNGQTEAYERALSSAGLSYQLRGGERFFQRNEIREAMMLLRAASKTRSGEPASGTVAELLMSIGYSAKSPESGGATRERWESLSALVTLSEELGSGSSEGPAASLGQFVAEMEARAATQHAPQVSGVTVASLHSAKGLEWDVVFLAGLSEGLLPISFAKDQAGYDEERRLLYVGITRARDFLHLSWSLARTPGGRAHRTPSRFLDGLRPQSLGTSRHYDAASSPRAERSASRAKTRGPVRCRSCGKVLDTPAERKLKRCLDCPATYDEAMLEALKAWRLETAREAEVPAYVVFTDATLMAIAEDRPKDMNALAGISGVGESKLERFGEQVLKIVNEYA, from the coding sequence GTGACCCTTTCTGTAGATATCACCGAGGAACGTATCCTCGCCGGCCTCGACGATGAACAGCGCGAGGTGGCGAGTAACCTCACTGGCCCCATGTGCGTGCTCGCGGGCGCCGGTACTGGCAAGACGCGCGCCATCACCCACCGCATCGCGCTGGGTGTGCACACGGGCGTCTATGTGCAGCAACAACTCCTCGCCGTGACGTTTACGGCTCGAGCAGCGGGCGAAATGCGGACACGACTTCGCGAGCTTGGTGCTCCGAACGTTCAGGCCCGCACCTTCCACTCGGCGGCTCTTCGGCAGCTGCAGTACTTCTGGCCGCAAGCCATTGGTGGTTCCATTCCGCAGCTCGTGGATCACAAGGCTCCGCATATTGCGGAAGCTGCGCGGCGCTTGAGGCTCACAGCTGACCGGGCACTGATTCGCGACATCGCGTCCGAGATCGAATGGGCCAAGGTCTCCATGCTCACGGCGGATAGCTATGTGAAGGCCGCCGCCGACCGCACGCGAGTGGGAGACCTCGAACCGCAGACGGTCGCTCGACTCTTTGCAATGTATGAGGACGTCAAGAAGGACCGCGTTCTCATTGACTTCGAGGATGTGCTGCTGTTGACGGTGGCCATTCTTGAGGACGATCCGCGGATTCTCGCCGAGATTCACCGTCAGTACCGCCACTTCACCGTGGACGAGTATCAGGACGTTTCGCCGCTCCAAGAGCGGCTGTTGAAGCTCTGGGTGGGCGACCGCAACGAGCTGTGTGTGGTGGGCGACGCGAGCCAGACCATCTACTCTTTCACCGGCGCTACACCGCGCCACCTTTTGGAGTTCCCGAAGACCTATCCGGACGCCAAAGTGGTTCGGTTGATTCGCGATTACCGCTCCACGCCGCAGGTCGTGAATCTCGCCAACAAGCTGCTCGAATCGCGCCGCATTGAGCGGAACATGCCGGATCCCACGGTGCGCTGGCCAGAACCTTTGCACTTGATATCGCAGCGCGAGACCGGCAAGAACGTCGAGTTCAAAGAGTTTGCCGATGACGAGGCGGAGGCCTCGAGCATCGCCAAGCGCATTAAAGAGATGGTGGATGCCGGTCAAGATCCACGCAGCGTCGCCATCCTGTTGCGCACGAACGGACAGACCGAAGCCTACGAACGCGCCCTGAGTTCGGCTGGCCTGAGTTACCAATTGCGCGGCGGTGAGCGCTTCTTCCAGCGCAACGAGATCCGCGAAGCCATGATGCTCCTGCGTGCAGCTTCCAAGACGCGCTCCGGTGAGCCCGCTAGCGGAACCGTGGCAGAACTGCTCATGAGCATCGGTTACTCCGCAAAGTCGCCGGAATCTGGCGGTGCGACGCGTGAGCGTTGGGAATCTCTGTCAGCACTCGTGACTCTTTCCGAGGAGCTGGGCAGCGGCTCTTCCGAAGGACCAGCTGCGTCCTTGGGCCAATTCGTCGCCGAGATGGAAGCGCGTGCCGCCACGCAGCATGCGCCGCAAGTCTCCGGCGTGACGGTCGCCAGCTTGCACTCGGCCAAGGGCCTTGAATGGGACGTCGTCTTCCTCGCAGGACTCAGCGAAGGGCTCTTGCCGATTTCCTTCGCGAAGGATCAGGCCGGTTATGACGAAGAGCGTCGCTTGCTGTACGTGGGCATCACTCGAGCGCGCGACTTCCTGCACTTGAGCTGGTCTCTCGCGCGTACGCCCGGCGGCCGCGCGCACCGCACGCCGTCGCGCTTCTTGGATGGCTTGCGTCCTCAGTCGCTGGGCACCTCTCGCCATTACGACGCCGCTAGCTCACCTCGCGCTGAGCGTTCCGCATCGCGAGCCAAGACTCGCGGTCCTGTGCGTTGCCGTTCGTGCGGCAAGGTGCTGGACACGCCTGCGGAGCGCAAGCTCAAGCGATGCTTGGATTGCCCAGCTACCTATGACGAGGCCATGTTGGAAGCGCTGAAAGCCTGGCGCCTTGAGACGGCTCGGGAAGCTGAAGTTCCTGCTTACGTGGTCTTTACCGATGCAACCTTGATGGCCATCGCCGAAGACCGCCCGAAGGATATGAATGCTTTGGCAGGAATCTCCGGGGTGGGGGAGTCCAAGCTCGAGCGCTTCGGCGAACAAGTGCTAAAAATCGTCAACGAGTATGCCTAA
- a CDS encoding ThiF family adenylyltransferase, whose protein sequence is MQINPGLRIVDFEDGRLSIGTEEQSVLFSDLTPIERAFIGSLSEQSPHVGYPGRDVPEPRRSWLLSQLKRVIVGTPKFRISGTMFNILQPEVWRSSAAYGVHAGPLIEARHSAHVVIFGLDRASVQLIATLAMAGVGNFHVFDDAEVELPDLGGPLFALSDLGLPKTTQLTKRLARQYPKTKITQYSLDALHPDSQLPDFGKRPAVAVAMGRDALLPCVRETLMMSGVPHTQVIFQDTTATVGPMVLDGMPGCFDCAQSPLLGRATDEEGASETFAVPPGQLIPDAASAAVIAGLAAQHVLMVLDGQLLPATVGAVMTFHLDTGALVTRSLAPNFACACHLAAA, encoded by the coding sequence GTGCAAATCAATCCGGGACTGCGCATTGTTGACTTTGAAGACGGACGTCTCTCAATAGGCACCGAGGAGCAATCGGTACTGTTCAGCGACCTCACACCCATAGAACGTGCCTTCATTGGTTCCTTATCCGAGCAGTCCCCGCACGTTGGCTATCCCGGCCGCGATGTGCCCGAGCCTCGGCGCTCATGGCTGCTTTCGCAGTTGAAGCGCGTCATTGTGGGAACCCCTAAGTTTAGGATTTCGGGAACCATGTTCAACATTCTCCAGCCTGAAGTCTGGCGCAGCTCTGCCGCGTACGGAGTTCATGCGGGCCCGCTCATCGAAGCCCGCCACTCGGCGCACGTGGTCATCTTTGGGCTTGATCGCGCATCCGTACAGTTGATCGCCACACTCGCGATGGCCGGCGTTGGCAACTTCCACGTCTTCGACGACGCCGAGGTGGAACTGCCAGATCTGGGTGGCCCGCTCTTTGCGTTGTCCGACTTGGGACTCCCCAAGACCACGCAGCTCACTAAACGATTGGCCCGCCAATACCCCAAGACCAAGATCACTCAATACTCTCTGGACGCACTCCATCCGGATTCGCAGCTTCCGGATTTTGGAAAGCGACCCGCGGTAGCAGTAGCCATGGGGCGAGATGCGCTTCTTCCGTGCGTTCGCGAGACCTTGATGATGTCCGGGGTGCCTCACACCCAAGTGATTTTCCAAGACACCACGGCCACCGTCGGACCGATGGTCTTGGACGGCATGCCTGGATGCTTCGATTGCGCGCAGTCGCCCTTGTTGGGTCGAGCCACAGACGAAGAAGGAGCCAGCGAGACCTTCGCTGTTCCTCCAGGCCAGCTGATTCCGGATGCTGCGAGCGCCGCGGTCATCGCGGGTCTGGCCGCTCAACACGTTCTCATGGTGTTGGACGGCCAGCTCTTGCCAGCGACGGTCGGCGCCGTGATGACGTTTCACCTAGACACCGGAGCTTTGGTCACAAGATCGTTGGCACCGAACTTCGCTTGTGCTTGCCACCTCGCCGCTGCCTAA
- a CDS encoding M48 family metallopeptidase, with translation MSAKETTMHLATETGVPIKVIKSSRRTRSSQGRWVNDHIEIRVPAYMSHEAIVTVAHSLANKVLQKRDVKYGPQGHEDLAERADRLSRAYFNHQVRPKSVRWVTNQGRRWGSANYSKQTINLSHRLWGMPDWVIDAVLVHELAHLIAPDGHGPAFKARIARYPRTSEADIFLLGFSHGRAFAEREAQLGGNHRPGDPNANDFPGNDLGQMAGLFDDDERDDGLDIEDVEATQGSFDDDFGRLRML, from the coding sequence ATGAGTGCTAAAGAAACCACCATGCATTTGGCCACCGAAACCGGGGTACCCATCAAAGTCATCAAGTCGTCGCGCCGCACTCGGTCGTCGCAAGGGCGCTGGGTCAATGACCACATTGAAATCCGCGTGCCGGCTTATATGAGTCATGAAGCGATCGTCACCGTGGCGCATTCGCTTGCCAACAAGGTGCTGCAGAAGCGAGATGTGAAATACGGTCCGCAGGGTCATGAGGATCTCGCGGAGCGCGCCGACAGGCTGAGCCGCGCCTACTTCAACCATCAAGTGCGCCCTAAGAGCGTGCGATGGGTAACGAACCAAGGTCGCCGCTGGGGCTCAGCGAACTATTCGAAGCAGACCATCAATTTGTCGCATCGATTGTGGGGAATGCCGGACTGGGTGATCGACGCAGTCTTGGTTCACGAGCTCGCCCACTTGATCGCCCCGGACGGTCACGGACCTGCGTTCAAGGCCCGCATCGCTCGTTATCCGCGTACGTCAGAAGCGGACATCTTCTTGCTTGGGTTTAGCCATGGTCGAGCTTTTGCGGAGCGGGAAGCGCAGCTGGGCGGAAATCATCGTCCAGGAGATCCGAACGCCAACGACTTCCCAGGGAATGATCTCGGGCAAATGGCGGGACTCTTCGATGATGATGAAAGAGACGATGGTCTCGACATCGAGGATGTCGAGGCCACTCAAGGGTCATTCGATGATGACTTTGGTCGTCTACGGATGCTCTAA
- a CDS encoding zinc-dependent metalloprotease, translating into MAEIPPNNNPNDPDDNDPMQEMFKRMFGGQMPPGLDPASLGLTPGQGADPAQMQAIFRQLQGLFGAMASGESGPVNWTLAKQSAREATAGADPSLTANSKGAVENAAKLADLWLSQATSFDPTPQDPQALTSSEWVDKTMDSWKRLTEPVAISVSQAMTAALQEQIPEEMRGLMGGTSGMMQSLGGALFGSQLGAAVGALAKEVLGSTDIGLPLSGDRPALIPANIADFGEGLDLPDNEILLFVALRELAHMRLYRAVPWLKDHVIGAIEDYARGITIDTSHIDEAMRDFDPARPESMQDVFNEGLFTPHRSPAQTAALAKLENALALIEGWVDEVVADAAVNLPSAAALRETMRRRRASGGPAEQAFASIVGLELRPRRLREASQFWAHLKEERGLEGRDAAWEAEDLMPTGEDLDDPVGYSSRRALVNASDEDLDAALDRLLSGGYDESAPTDEEAPTEDAPKDDAPKADPENPEDPENPQDSPKG; encoded by the coding sequence ATGGCAGAAATTCCCCCGAACAACAACCCGAATGATCCTGACGACAATGATCCGATGCAGGAGATGTTCAAACGCATGTTTGGGGGCCAGATGCCTCCAGGCTTAGACCCCGCTTCTCTTGGCTTGACTCCCGGTCAAGGCGCAGATCCAGCCCAGATGCAGGCGATTTTCCGCCAGCTCCAGGGACTCTTCGGGGCCATGGCTTCCGGCGAGTCAGGACCGGTCAACTGGACCTTGGCGAAGCAGTCGGCACGCGAAGCCACCGCCGGAGCCGATCCTTCGCTGACCGCAAATTCGAAGGGTGCCGTGGAGAACGCCGCGAAGCTCGCGGATTTGTGGTTATCGCAAGCGACGAGCTTCGATCCCACGCCACAGGATCCCCAGGCACTGACCAGCTCCGAGTGGGTTGATAAGACCATGGACTCGTGGAAGCGCCTGACTGAACCCGTAGCGATTTCGGTTTCTCAAGCCATGACTGCGGCCTTGCAAGAGCAGATTCCTGAAGAGATGCGCGGACTCATGGGTGGCACCTCCGGAATGATGCAGTCTCTCGGCGGCGCACTGTTCGGCTCCCAGCTGGGTGCCGCAGTTGGTGCGTTGGCGAAGGAAGTACTCGGCTCCACGGACATCGGACTCCCCTTGTCCGGCGATCGTCCAGCCCTCATTCCGGCGAACATCGCTGATTTCGGTGAAGGTCTAGATCTTCCCGACAACGAGATCCTCTTGTTCGTCGCACTGCGCGAACTTGCCCACATGCGCCTCTACCGCGCCGTTCCGTGGCTCAAGGACCACGTCATCGGTGCCATCGAGGACTACGCACGTGGCATTACGATCGATACCTCCCACATTGACGAAGCAATGCGAGACTTCGATCCAGCTCGGCCTGAATCCATGCAGGACGTCTTCAACGAAGGCCTCTTCACGCCACACCGTAGCCCGGCACAGACCGCAGCCTTGGCGAAGCTTGAGAATGCTCTAGCGCTCATCGAGGGCTGGGTTGATGAAGTTGTCGCCGATGCAGCCGTCAATCTTCCTTCCGCCGCGGCCTTGCGCGAGACAATGCGTCGTCGTCGTGCGTCAGGCGGACCGGCGGAGCAAGCTTTTGCATCGATCGTCGGTCTGGAACTTCGTCCGCGCCGCCTTCGCGAAGCTTCGCAGTTCTGGGCTCACTTGAAAGAAGAGCGAGGCCTCGAAGGTCGTGACGCTGCGTGGGAAGCCGAAGATCTCATGCCTACCGGCGAAGACCTCGATGATCCAGTGGGCTATTCATCGCGCCGTGCCCTCGTCAACGCATCTGATGAAGATCTAGACGCTGCACTCGATCGCTTGCTCTCCGGAGGCTATGACGAATCGGCTCCAACCGATGAAGAAGCGCCAACGGAAGACGCGCCGAAGGATGATGCCCCAAAGGCTGATCCTGAGAATCCTGAAGATCCCGAAAATCCTCAGGATTCCCCGAAGGGCTAA
- a CDS encoding PDZ domain-containing protein, which produces MPRANKKHPDPLLESEFGASDTPSLQEQKPSRSTRSRLLWIPAMIGAVALVLPSPYVIESPGPALNTIGQYQGKDLFTIDGHETYPTDGNLDMTTVYVAGGTDRSATTAEVVNAWLNPQADVQPEDYVYPRGTSQDAVNEENATQMTDSQQDSIAAALSALKISFDQEIKVGGFASDLNKSTVKKNDVLLAINSVPITGTEQFRQELQKRGDQPSELTVRRDGKETRVTIKTQESPENGRVMGIYLGTSYTFPFKVNFILDNVGGPSAGMMFALGIYDKLTPGSMTGGQHIAGTGTIDAGGHVGPIGGIAQKLVGAKNAGAKYFLAPAENCEDVVGRIPDGLQVVKVATLTESIAAVETIAKGGDTSGLAQCTAP; this is translated from the coding sequence TTGCCAAGAGCGAACAAAAAGCATCCTGATCCGTTACTGGAATCGGAATTTGGTGCGTCGGATACTCCGTCGTTGCAGGAACAAAAGCCTTCACGAAGCACCCGCTCGAGGTTGCTCTGGATCCCAGCCATGATCGGCGCGGTCGCACTCGTATTGCCTTCCCCATATGTCATTGAGTCTCCCGGTCCAGCCCTCAACACGATTGGCCAGTACCAAGGAAAAGACCTTTTCACCATCGATGGCCACGAAACGTACCCCACTGACGGCAACCTAGACATGACCACCGTCTATGTCGCCGGTGGAACGGACCGGTCAGCAACGACGGCCGAGGTCGTCAATGCGTGGTTGAACCCGCAGGCCGATGTGCAGCCGGAGGACTACGTGTATCCACGCGGTACTTCTCAGGACGCGGTCAACGAAGAGAACGCCACTCAGATGACGGACTCTCAACAGGACTCGATTGCGGCTGCCCTCTCCGCGCTCAAGATTTCTTTTGACCAGGAAATCAAGGTGGGCGGATTTGCTAGCGATCTCAACAAGAGCACCGTCAAGAAAAACGATGTTCTGTTGGCCATCAACAGCGTTCCCATCACCGGCACTGAGCAGTTCCGTCAAGAGCTACAGAAGCGTGGCGATCAACCCAGCGAGCTCACCGTGCGCCGCGATGGCAAGGAAACCAGGGTCACCATCAAGACCCAAGAGTCTCCCGAGAATGGTCGGGTCATGGGCATTTACTTGGGCACCAGCTACACCTTCCCTTTCAAAGTGAACTTCATCCTCGATAACGTGGGCGGCCCCAGCGCCGGCATGATGTTCGCGTTGGGTATCTACGACAAGCTCACGCCCGGCAGCATGACCGGCGGCCAGCACATCGCCGGAACGGGAACTATCGACGCCGGTGGCCACGTGGGTCCTATTGGTGGAATTGCCCAGAAGCTCGTAGGTGCCAAAAACGCGGGCGCAAAGTATTTCTTGGCCCCTGCCGAAAACTGCGAAGACGTGGTGGGCCGCATTCCTGATGGCCTGCAAGTCGTCAAGGTCGCAACCTTGACCGAGTCCATTGCGGCGGTAGAAACCATCGCCAAGGGCGGCGATACCTCCGGCCTCGCTCAGTGCACGGCTCCCTAA
- a CDS encoding UPF0182 family protein, with amino-acid sequence MHEGRVGTGKPSPLLITIIVVALLVAAFVFFANFYTDILWYSQLGFAEVFWTEILTKAAIFVVGFILMAVPVWFSLHSAYKHRPVYAPDTTTDSLYRYQRQLEPVRRLMMIGVPVALGIFSASALASQWKEVLLFLNQVEFGKTDPEFGLDLSFYINTLPVLSLAVGYLISVVLIAGIAGILTHYLYGGVRVEERGGIKFSRAVQVHAGIAAALFLILQGVTFFLDRYATLTNQTGRVAGALYTDVHAVIPTKTILAIAAIIVAILFIVGAAMGRWKLPAVGAAMMVVTAIVAGGLYPYIVQEYNVRPSEKTLEKEYIERNINMTRDAYGLKDVQMQPYRAEVNTKQNALAKDSATTTNIRLLDPNLVSDAFSQLQQFRPYYSFASTLNVDRYEVDGNVQDTVIAVREVSVDPNDSWINQHVTYTHGYGVVAAYGAKVGEGGRPDFMLEGIPSTGVLGDDSTYEPRIYFGESSPRYSVVGGPSEGWEPRELDRPQDQSDGAGDAKTTFQGDGGPKVGDFFNRLVYSIKFGSTDLLLSGDVNSESQILYDRTPRERVEKVAPYLTVDSNAYPAIIDGRVKWIVDAYTTSNEYPYSQSQRLDSAVTDSLTGQQTAAALSGQVNYLRNSVKATVDAYDGSVDLYAWEPDEPILKAWQKVFPTSIKPYSEMSAQLMDHVRYPEDQFKVQRELLSHYHVTNPIDFYESNDAWSVPNDPTVANANVKQPPYYLSLRMPDQKEETFSLTSTFIPASAASGAQRNVLYGFLSAEADAGTGKAGEKAPGYGKLRLLELPRSTSVPGPGQAQQNFDSNTTVSRELNLLRTGASTVLNGNLLSLPVGGGILYVQPVYVKSTGQTSYPTLRKVLVSFGDRVGFAGTLSEALDDLFQGSSGAVTTEGDGTPGDGGTTTPPAEADAATRLKQALAEADAAIKAGQTALAAGDFAKYGEEQKKLQAALSKAIAADDEISGAAATPSDAAQPSESAPASESAAPASNG; translated from the coding sequence ATGCACGAGGGGAGGGTCGGAACTGGCAAGCCCTCGCCACTGCTGATTACCATCATTGTGGTCGCCCTATTGGTGGCGGCATTTGTTTTCTTTGCAAACTTTTACACGGACATCCTCTGGTATTCACAGCTGGGCTTCGCAGAAGTTTTCTGGACTGAAATCCTGACGAAAGCAGCGATCTTCGTGGTCGGCTTTATCCTCATGGCAGTGCCCGTGTGGTTCAGCCTCCACTCCGCGTACAAGCACCGCCCGGTCTACGCGCCGGACACCACCACGGATAGCTTGTACCGCTACCAACGGCAGCTGGAACCAGTTCGCCGCTTGATGATGATCGGTGTTCCGGTTGCCCTCGGAATCTTCTCCGCCTCCGCGCTTGCTTCGCAGTGGAAGGAAGTGTTGCTCTTTCTGAACCAGGTGGAATTCGGAAAGACTGATCCGGAATTCGGGCTTGACCTGAGCTTCTACATCAACACCCTGCCTGTGCTTTCGCTGGCCGTGGGTTACCTCATCTCCGTGGTGCTGATTGCCGGTATCGCTGGCATTCTCACGCATTACCTCTACGGAGGAGTCCGCGTTGAAGAACGCGGCGGCATCAAGTTCTCTCGCGCCGTCCAGGTGCATGCTGGAATTGCCGCTGCGCTGTTCCTCATCCTGCAGGGCGTGACGTTCTTCTTGGACCGCTACGCGACCCTCACGAACCAGACTGGCCGTGTGGCTGGTGCGCTGTATACGGACGTTCATGCGGTCATTCCAACAAAGACCATCTTGGCGATCGCCGCCATCATCGTGGCAATCCTCTTCATTGTGGGCGCTGCGATGGGCCGCTGGAAGCTGCCAGCCGTTGGCGCGGCCATGATGGTGGTCACCGCGATTGTGGCCGGTGGTTTGTACCCGTACATCGTTCAGGAATACAACGTTCGTCCGTCGGAAAAGACTCTTGAAAAGGAGTACATCGAGCGCAACATCAACATGACGCGCGATGCCTACGGACTGAAGGATGTCCAGATGCAGCCCTACCGCGCTGAAGTGAACACGAAGCAGAACGCGCTCGCGAAGGACTCTGCAACTACCACCAACATTCGTTTGTTGGACCCTAACCTCGTTTCTGACGCCTTCTCGCAGCTGCAGCAGTTCCGCCCGTACTACAGCTTCGCAAGCACCCTCAACGTGGACCGCTACGAAGTTGACGGAAACGTTCAGGACACGGTGATCGCGGTTCGCGAAGTGAGCGTTGACCCGAATGATTCGTGGATCAACCAGCACGTGACCTACACCCACGGCTACGGTGTGGTAGCAGCGTACGGCGCCAAGGTGGGCGAAGGTGGACGACCAGACTTCATGCTTGAAGGCATCCCTTCAACTGGCGTCTTGGGCGATGACAGCACCTACGAACCGCGCATTTACTTCGGCGAATCTTCGCCACGCTACTCCGTTGTCGGTGGGCCAAGCGAAGGCTGGGAACCACGTGAATTGGACCGTCCGCAGGACCAGTCCGATGGCGCCGGAGACGCAAAGACTACCTTCCAGGGTGACGGTGGACCTAAGGTAGGAGACTTCTTCAACCGCTTGGTCTACTCGATCAAGTTCGGTTCTACGGACCTGTTGCTCTCGGGCGATGTGAACTCTGAATCGCAGATTCTTTACGACCGCACTCCTCGTGAGCGCGTCGAGAAGGTCGCCCCGTACTTGACGGTGGATTCCAACGCTTACCCAGCGATCATCGACGGCCGCGTGAAGTGGATCGTTGACGCTTACACCACCAGCAATGAGTACCCGTACTCCCAGTCGCAGCGACTGGACTCGGCAGTTACTGACTCCTTGACGGGTCAGCAGACGGCGGCAGCGCTCTCGGGCCAGGTCAACTACTTGCGCAACTCCGTCAAGGCGACGGTTGATGCGTACGACGGTTCCGTAGACCTATATGCCTGGGAGCCTGATGAGCCGATCTTGAAGGCTTGGCAGAAGGTCTTCCCGACCTCCATCAAGCCGTACTCGGAAATGAGCGCCCAGCTCATGGATCACGTTCGCTACCCGGAGGATCAGTTCAAGGTTCAGCGTGAGCTCTTGAGCCATTACCACGTCACCAACCCGATCGACTTCTACGAATCCAACGATGCGTGGTCTGTTCCGAACGACCCAACGGTTGCCAACGCTAACGTCAAGCAGCCCCCGTACTACTTGTCGCTTCGCATGCCGGATCAGAAGGAAGAAACGTTCTCGTTGACGTCGACCTTCATCCCGGCGTCGGCCGCGAGCGGTGCCCAGCGCAACGTGCTGTATGGCTTCTTGTCTGCTGAGGCGGATGCAGGAACCGGTAAGGCGGGGGAGAAGGCCCCGGGCTACGGAAAGCTGCGCTTGCTCGAATTGCCGCGTTCCACCTCGGTGCCTGGCCCTGGTCAAGCACAGCAGAACTTTGACTCGAACACCACGGTGTCTCGAGAGCTCAACTTGCTCCGTACCGGTGCTTCGACCGTGTTGAACGGTAACTTGCTCTCGCTTCCTGTGGGTGGCGGTATCTTGTACGTCCAGCCGGTCTACGTGAAGTCCACGGGCCAGACGTCCTACCCGACGCTCCGGAAGGTGTTGGTCTCCTTCGGTGACCGTGTTGGCTTCGCCGGCACGTTGTCTGAGGCTCTTGACGATCTCTTCCAGGGATCTTCGGGCGCAGTTACTACCGAGGGTGACGGTACGCCGGGGGATGGCGGGACTACGACGCCGCCAGCTGAAGCGGATGCCGCAACTCGCCTCAAGCAGGCGCTTGCGGAAGCCGACGCAGCTATCAAGGCGGGCCAGACCGCACTGGCGGCTGGGGACTTCGCGAAGTATGGCGAAGAGCAGAAGAAGCTTCAGGCTGCTTTGTCGAAGGCTATTGCTGCTGACGATGAAATCTCCGGTGCTGCGGCAACGCCAAGCGATGCAGCTCAACCATCTGAGTCAGCGCCGGCTAGCGAATCGGCTGCACCGGCAAGCAACGGCTAA
- a CDS encoding IS1249 family transposase → MPVASHRPRCGVCDCVLVKNGKTSAGRARWRCKSCGASQVRSRSDVTRKSELTQFLTWILGTQSQAAMAGSARGFRKRIQWCWRVEVPPPVPTGVVHHQLMLDGTYFNGWCVLIAYNGKYVVDWQWCDREKKIAWQVLLERIPAPAVAIIDGGTGLRAALKETWPESKVQRCYFHVFQNIRRELTFQPRLPAGKELAALTRVLMKVSTQDEAIAWLREYAAWEAKWDEFLKHRTKAKTGQERPSSVSRNSHWWYTHQRLRRARNVYRRLIQEHCLFTWLDTDLQPDTGEKIHRTTSPLEGGPNKAIKELLRLHRGLPEEHARTAVDWLLESLTEHPRQPWSLVKPEHLNPAQRTKNASMESDESQAPETYSNHFSWEDGNGIQTGWAGRNQP, encoded by the coding sequence GTGCCTGTTGCTTCTCATCGGCCACGTTGTGGTGTATGTGATTGTGTTCTGGTCAAGAACGGTAAGACCTCGGCTGGTCGTGCTCGGTGGCGGTGCAAGTCGTGTGGTGCTTCGCAGGTTCGTTCACGATCTGATGTCACTCGTAAGAGCGAACTGACTCAGTTCTTGACATGGATCCTGGGTACTCAGTCGCAGGCAGCCATGGCAGGTTCAGCGCGTGGTTTCCGGAAGCGTATTCAGTGGTGCTGGCGCGTTGAGGTTCCACCGCCTGTGCCCACCGGCGTAGTGCATCATCAGCTCATGCTTGATGGCACCTATTTCAACGGGTGGTGCGTGCTGATCGCCTATAACGGCAAGTACGTGGTGGATTGGCAATGGTGCGATCGAGAGAAAAAGATCGCCTGGCAAGTCCTACTCGAGCGGATCCCGGCACCGGCGGTGGCGATCATTGATGGTGGTACCGGGCTACGTGCCGCGTTGAAGGAAACGTGGCCGGAGTCGAAAGTTCAACGCTGCTATTTTCATGTGTTCCAGAACATCCGTCGCGAGCTCACCTTCCAGCCACGGCTACCAGCCGGTAAAGAACTCGCAGCCCTGACGAGGGTCTTGATGAAGGTCAGCACCCAAGACGAAGCCATTGCGTGGTTGCGTGAATACGCCGCGTGGGAGGCGAAATGGGACGAGTTCCTCAAGCACCGAACCAAAGCGAAAACCGGTCAGGAACGCCCCTCAAGCGTCTCGAGAAACAGTCACTGGTGGTACACGCATCAACGCTTACGCCGAGCCCGGAACGTGTATCGACGCCTCATCCAAGAACACTGCTTATTCACGTGGTTAGACACTGACCTGCAACCAGACACCGGCGAGAAAATTCACCGGACCACATCCCCGTTAGAAGGCGGACCGAACAAAGCGATCAAAGAGCTCTTACGGCTGCATCGAGGACTCCCCGAAGAGCACGCCAGAACCGCTGTGGACTGGCTCCTCGAATCCCTCACCGAACACCCCAGACAACCCTGGAGCCTCGTGAAACCAGAACACCTCAACCCGGCCCAACGGACCAAAAACGCATCAATGGAAAGCGATGAATCGCAAGCCCCAGAAACCTACAGCAACCACTTCAGCTGGGAAGACGGAAACGGCATCCAAACCGGCTGGGCCGGCAGAAACCAACCATGA